CAACTCGTACCTGCTGAACTGTTCCCCTCCCCATCGAATACAGATGTTGTTCCTGCATATGAGCGGGAGCGCACGGAGAAGATCGAGCTCGTGCGCTTCGGCGAACCGTTTGGAAGCCCTGACTTTCGGCCGATCGACCGCGGCAGGCTCGAAGAGCTCGCCGGCGGCCCTGTTCGATCCTGGCACGCCAGCAACTACACCTCCGCCGAACTCGTCAGGTCTGGTGCTCGGATCATCCGCCCGGAGACTCGGTCACGGGTTCCTCAACCCAAGAGACCACCACATTTCAAGGTCGCAGTCGTAGCCGATCCTGATGAGCGGGCTGGCAACGGTGTCTCCGCGGACGAGGCCCAAAGGGATGCCGGAACCAGTCGAAGCCGACGACGATGGTGGTGGCCGGTCAAGCCGCGCAGCAACGGCTCTACCACTTGATCACGCAGTTGCTCCGGGATGGCAGCAACGCCAGCGTCGACCACGTGGCTGCCCCATCCGCTCAAGACCATGACCAATTGCATCCGAGTTCGGCGGCCGGCGAGCAGGCGGTGTACACCTGCCAGGTGTCGCTGCGTGCTGCAGCACCAACAGGTTCTCTGCTGGTGTTGCAGCGCATGCAGAGCAGTCCTCGGATGAGTCCTGTGCGGTGATCGTGATCAAGGTGATCGGGTGGGCCAAGGATCGGGCACGGACCGGCGGCGCGACCACGCCAGTTGTAGTAGCTGATCGAGCACATGGCGCAGACGCCGCCTTGTGCAGCAGCAAGAATTTTGTGTGCAGCTTCACGCCGACCGTGCGACGTCTTGGGTGTGGTGGCGGACGGTTCGACCAGCCGGATCGTGTGGTCGGCGTCTGGGTGAATCCATCGCCAGCGTCCGTCGCTGCGCGGTTCAGGAACTATCTGCGTTGCTGCGATTCCGGTGTACTTGCGCCAGGTCGCCCAAGCGCCCAGAGCGCCTGGCGATCCCCACGACGCGCGCAGGTTCCCCAGCGTGAGATCGCGGGCAAGGCTCTTGCCGCCGAACTCACGCTGATGTTGCGACGGCAAAGAGATCAACACAGCGCTGTAGGCGACGACGCCGGGATCAGTGGAACCGATCCGCGGGATGAGCTGCACGTGCGAGTCGTGCACGAGCCGGACGAAATCGGCCTCGTTCAGCGCATTTTCCGCAGCCTGGCGGATCGTCCGCTCCAGTATGTAACGAGGGGGTTCATCGAGACGAAGTCGCTTCGCCAACTCGACTTCGCCGCGATGGTAGTTGGCACGCGGGGGCTGTGAGATGCCATCCCGGGGCATGATGCGCGGCCAGTCGGGTGTCGTCGCTGTCGCTTGCAGGTCATCGATCATCGCGTTCACCTGGTCAAGCGATACTCCGGCCAGTGGACGTCGTAGCTCGCGCTGCAGATAGTCGAAGGAGAACTCCTTACCTACATCGAAACCATCGACCAGAGCACGCATTCGCGCGGAGTCGATCAGTCTGTGCCGTTCCAACAGGCGCGCGGCTTCGTGCACCACCGATGCCTCGTCCAGCGGATCCCACCACGTGCTGTTGGTCGCGCGCTCGGCAACAAGGAGAACATCCTCGCCGCAAGCCAGGGCACAACATCCCTGTGCGCTGGGTGTGGGTGCACAAGTTCTGGGCAGCGGACCGGATCAGCATCTGTAGAACGGTCTCGACGCACTCGATGAACTCGGGGTGGCAATCGCCGCAACAGATCTGCCGTACAACCGGCACTGCGCCACCCGGCACCGCATCGGGCTCGCCGGCCCACAAGCCTTCATGAGGAAGTCGATCCACCCGTCCTCCTTACAACGGACCGCGTCACAACCGGAATCGGTTACCAGCGCGCACGTTATACAGCCACACCGACAGAATGTTGAGTACGGAGATCCGTCCGGCCGTTTTCCTAGACCAACCTCCCGCTGCCCAGGGTGGTTCGCTACCGAAAGGTCGCAACCTCCCCGAGCCAAGCCAGTCACGCGGTGGCCGTCTGCCGTTGGTGGCTGATCGTCGACTCGTGTCGTCGGAAGATCCCTGTGCACTCACTCGTTCGAGCGAAGTCGAGTCGAGGGACTTCGGGAACTGTCAGGGGCTGGGGGCATAGTTGCGCGGGCCGGGACCTGGGGGAATCTCGGCGGCCGTTGCAGACACGCCGAACGATTGGATGGGCAGCCGGGTGGGAGTATTCGCAGATCAGAGCATGAACACTCAGTCGAGTCCTCTCGTCGAAAACATCCAGTTGGATGAAGGGTGCCCAGAACACTTGCGTGCAACGGTGATTGAAGCAAGCTGGCCGATAGGTGCGATCTGTCCGCTGGCGCCGGGTATGAGAGAGGCGAGCTGACGGTGACACGACTCTTCGATCGGGTGTTGGCACACGGCTCACGCATCAGCTTGTATGACCTCCTCGAAGCTTATGCTCACGTCCTGGAGCGAAAAGAAGACAAGGTGGCAGCCCGCGAGCACGCCGAGCGTTTGCAGAACCCTGCGCTGATCCAGTTCGCCAAAGCCGTCCGGCCACAGGGCAGCGGCGTGAGGACGGACGTATGGAAGCAGGCAACGGTGGTCAGCGCGGACAACGTTGTGCGCTACCTTGCCCAGCATCGGCTCGGCGAAGGCGATCTGCGCGCGATGCTGGCCAATATCGCGGTCGTCCCTGCCTATGAGCACATGTTTGTGGAAGCTCGTTGCGTTGGTCCCGGAATGCTGGCCGGAGCATCGGCTTTCGGGTGGTTCGTGATGTGTGAGGAACACGCTGACGGCGGCTGGCAGATGACAGCGGCGCTTACGCTCGAATGGAGCAAGGGGCATCCAATCGGGCCGATCGCCGTATTGCATTGGCGCCTCGACGAGCGCGGCCGATACGTGGCCGACGAGACCCGCGAACCACTTCAACAAGCACAGTTCCCGGAATCACCGGAGCATCCGGGCGTGCTCAGCGATCTTTGCGAATCGTTTCTCAGCATGGCCGACGGAGCTGCAGGTGCGCTGCTCATGACGTTGGGGATGATGCACTGCAAGAACGTCCAGACCGACACGATCCAACCGGAGGTGAAGCAGTCGCAACGGCATCAACGCCGTCACGGACAGCCATTGACGCGGTACCACGTCATCGACGTTCACCCCGTGACGCGCACGCTGGATACCGAAGGCCATGCTAAGCGGGACGGTATCGGTGTCGCCTTCCATCGATGCCGTGGCCACTTCAAGACGTTCCGCCCGGATGCGCCCTTGTTCGGCAAACTCACCGGGCAGTACTGGTGGAACGCTCACCAGAGAGGCGACCACCGCAACGGAACCACTAAAACGGCCTACCGCGTGCATCCGCCCGCGGACGACCACGTGGGCGTGGTCTACGAAGGCCGACTTGCCGAGTTGCTGCCTTCGTACGGTGCCGCTGAGGAGGGCAGCCTTGACCGGTCAGCGAACGCGAAGGCAGCCCATGACGCTGTTCAAGACCAGCTCGCCGCCGCCCTCACAGAAGCCGGCTTCACGCCGCTACGCCCCGCACCACACGAGCCCCAGTACGACCTTGCCTGGCAACACGGCAACGAACTGTGGATCGCCGAGGTCAAGAGCACGACCGCTAGCAACGAGGTACGCCAAGTCAGAGCAGCGATCGGCCAAGTGCTGCACTACCGCAGTGAACTCGCCAACGCGGGCCGGACTGTCCGTATGGTTATTGCCACCGAGCATCCCGTGAACGACCGAGCGCTTATCGAGGCATGTCGAACCACCGACATCGCCCTCACCAGCCCTGCCGAGTTCAACCAGCTCATTCAAGCCCAAGCAAGCTGAGGATAAGGTGCGGAAACCAAGGGCAACACCCATCGAGCCGCGCCACCGCACCACCGCTCCAAAGGCAGGGAAACGAGCAGCTCTCGTGCCGGTATTGTGCCGGGTTCAACAGCATGGCCTCTCACAGCCTTGACAGACCCGGAACCCAGCGAGGCCTCTAACGGTCCGTGAGGGCGTATGGCGTCGTCCACGACCGTCGGATCGGCGGTCGTGGACGAGGAGAGGCCAGATCCCTTTCGTACGCGCCCGATCCAAGGCGGGTAAGTAGCGTCAGAGCTTGTGTCTTGATCCAATTGGGCGATGTCTGCTGAATCTTGTTCGGGGAGGACTGCCTGTTCCTAGCCTGTAGGTCGGTCAGGATGAACCGATCTCGGGAGGATCGAGCCTGTGGGCGACGGATTCCGCGTCGATCTAGCGGCACTGAAAGACGCGGCTGGCGGGGTGTCGGGAACGCTGGAGCAGGCCAGCCGCCGCAAGGTCAGCGACATCGACTGCGACAAGCAATCGGTGGGCCATGACCGGCTTGCGGACACCGTCGAGGACTTCTGCACTCGCTGGTCGCTGGGTGTGGAGAACCTCGCCAGAGACGCGCAGGAGATCTCCGGGCGGCTCACCGAGTGCGTCACGGTCTACGAGGAACTGGATCAAGGAGCTCAGGACCGCTTCAACAAGATCCTGCAGGGCATGGGCGAGGATCCGGCAGCGCGGTGATAGCGGAACTCGGCGAGACCAGCGATCCCAAGGCCCTCGTACCCGGGAACGCGGACAGCATCCACAAGACCGCGTGGTCGATGACCGTGTACGGCGACCTGCTGCACGAGGCCGGATCCGGGCTCCAGCGCATCGACACCACCGAGGGCTGGAGCGGTGAGGCGGCCGAGCAGTTCCGGTCGGCCTTCGACGGCGAGCCGGCCAAGTGGCTGGAGGCTGGCGACTGCTTCCACACCGCGAGCAAGGCCCTGAAGACCTACACCACCACACTGACGTGGGCCCAGGACCAAGCGGCCGAGGCGGTCCGTTTGTGGGACCAGGGCCAGGCCACGACCCGTGAAGCCGCCGCCCAGCACGACCGGGCCGCGCAGCAAGCCCCGCCCGGCGCTCCGGCGGTCCCTTTCACCGATCCCGGCGAGGCCCAACGCCAAGCCGCCCGTGACACGCTCAACCGAGCCCGGAGTCAACTCGCTGCCGCGGGCGAGGTCGCCGCCGATGCCGTGGGCCAGGCCCGCGACCGAGCTCCGGAGGAGCCCGGTTGGCCGGAGCAAGCGGCGAGCGCGGTTGGCACCGCTGCCGCGCACGCGGTCAATGCCGTGGCCTCGTTCGGCAACGCCGTGATCAACCATCCCGAAATGGTCCTCGGCGCGGTGGGCGGTGCCGCGCTCACCGCGGTTAGCTCCGCCGGTGTCGTCGCCAGCGGGGCACTCGATGCCAGCGGCGTCGGGGCCATCGCCGGCGGCCCCCTCGGGGTCGTGTCGGCAGCTGGAGCCGTCACCGGCGTCGGCATGGTGGGGGCGTCGATCGGAGGGATGGCTTACGAAGCCGCGGGAGACGATGCGGTCGAGGTGTTCGATACCGACGGCAGCGACGACCTGCCGAACCAGTCCACCGAGGCCACCGCGTGGGACCAGGTTGCGGGGAACGCACCGAACCCGGCAGACATCCATCTCCCGGAACTCGACGGAATCCACATCCTCGACGGCGGCGCCGACGGAACAGGCGGTCACTTCTACGGCACAGGAATCCCGGGTAAGACCGAGTTCCCCGAATCCTGGGACGACGCCGCGATCCTCGGCGCGGTCGAGGAGGTGGCCAAGAACCCGGACAGCCCGCCGGTGCTGTCCGACAGCGGGAACTACCGAGTCAGCGGAACCGTGGACGGTGTGGAGATCGGCGGCTACGTGACACCGGAAGGACAGGTCAAGACCGGCTTCCCCGTGCGCGGCGAGGGAGTCGTGCGCAACGACGAGTTCGGCAACCCCCACCCAGTACCCTGAAGTAAGTGAGCGGAGACAGAACGACGATGGACACCAAGCTCAACGAGGCAGCACGCGAGCTACTGGAGCAGCTCGCTGACCGCCTCCCCAAGCGTCGGCTGCCCGCATACCGCGCACTCGCCGACGCCGGCGAGACGGCTCAGCTGCTCAACGAGCTGTGCAAGATCCTGATCGGCCGCGGCACCGCAGTGACACCAGCAGAGAAGGCAACGCTGACCCAGCTGCTAGATACCGTCCCCGCCGGCGACTACGACTACATCAACAACCGCGACCAGACCCTGGCCGCGATCCAAGTCGCCGAGCAGCCACAGGCCACCACCCACGACGACTTGCGCGCGCTCAGCGCGGGTACACATGCCCTTCTGGAACGTCTGGCCGATCGCCTCCCACAAGACCGATTGGAGGAGTACCGCACGCTGAGTCGTGTCGGTGAGTGGTCGATGCTGGTCGATTTGTTGTCGGCGAGCCTGGTCACCCGACGGATCCCGATCAGCCCTTCCGAACGGGATGCACTCGCCGCTCTGCTGAACTGGTTCCGCCCGGCCGCGGTGGCCGATCTCGCCTACGTCCGCGACCGCGAGAACACTCTCGCGGCGCTGAACGTCACCGACCAGCCCTGAGCGGACCACCGCGAGCCCGCCCTGGAAGCGCTACGAAAAGAGGCGAAGAACTGTCAGATCCGCGTGGTAGCGAGTAGCCACCATGTCGAACCGGAAACACAACGCCGCTGCCGAAGCTGTCCTGTTCGCCGTATCCACCCGATGTGCTTACCCGGATTGCCGGATTCCTACCGTCAGCCTCACTGCTGACGAGAAGGCGTCCAAGAACGTGCAGGCCGCGCACATCGTTCCCGTCTCCAGCTCCATGCCCCGCTGGCGAAAGATGGACCCGGCCGCACGCGACAACTACCCGAACCTGATCCTGCTGTGCACCGCGCACCACAACCTGGTCGACAAGAGTGCCCGCGCTCACCAGTTCACCGAAGCGATGCTGCTGCAGTGGAAGCACGACGCCGAACACGAGTTACGGGAGAAGTTCGACGGGATCGACCGCTATACCTACACCGAGATCCAAACCATGATCACCCTTGCCAACGAGAAGGGCACCAATGTGATCATGTCGGGCATCGGTGAGCTGGGGAACAAAGTCAACGCCGGAACAGCGAAGATCCTTACCGTGCTGTACCAGCAGGCAGCCGACAAGCGCCGCGACTACGAAGCAGCCGCGATGTTGCACACCGCCGCCGAGAGGCTGACATCGGGTGACTTCGCCGATACGGTGTACGCTCTGGGCGGTGCTGCTGATCGACTCGTGGATTTTGGGGATACCGTCAGCGAATTGCAGACCGCCACTGGAAAGCTGAATGCCTTCAGCCTCGATGTGTTCATGAACGCGGTGGACGACGCCAGCACCGTGGTCAACGCTATCCAGAACGCTGAGATCAGCACCGGTCCCGATGCCACCGCGTTAGCTCGCACCGTCGCGAAGCACGTCATCTCCGCGCTCGATGAAGACGGCAACCGGCAGGCCGTTAGCCCGGTCCCCGAGATACCTCGGTTCGACTGGAAACACGTCTTGCTAACCGGGATCGTGTTGGGTGTTGCTCTGTCCGCATTGATCATCTGGGCTGTGGTGTGGCTGACCCAGCGGTCGTAACCGTGTCGCCCATCCCAACCCTACCTACACGCGAACTCCGGTTAGAGCACGCGCCCCAGCGCCGACCTGCCGAAGGCAAAGCGGGGTGGCCAACGATAGCGACCACGCCCGCGCCGACATCCCTCGTGAGCCTGACGGTCGTTGCTGCTCCGGTCCGGATAGGAGGGACAGCTACCCGCACAACGTCATTTCCGGCGTGTTGTCGCGGTCAAACTCGCCTCGGGTGACGCCATCTCGGAATGCCGCGACTTCGGCTTCGGTGAACGTCAGCTCCGCGGCCGTTCCACCGGGCTGAGGCACGGTGCTGCGGAAGGCGTACATCCCGTCGGTGCGGCGAGTCATTTCCAGGCAGAGGCCGCTGGTCTGCCCGGAGCGCGTACTGGTGAGGAACTGGTCGAACTGCGCTTCGGTGAACACGAGGCGGTGGTCGTCCGGGGCTCCGAAGGCGGTCTTGTCGTCGCGGAGCTCGACCCAGCCGTCCCGGCGGGCAACGCGCACGCACTCCTTGTTCGGTTGGCTGGCGCTCGCCTTGCGAAAGTCGTGTTCGGCGAAGGTCGGCGGAGTGCTGGTCATGAGTGGTTGTCTCCTCGGATGCTCACTTCCTGAAGTCCTGGAGGACCGACTTCAGGAACTTTCGGGTCTCCCCGAACCGTAGCGCGGCGTTGGAGACGCGAGCCCAGGCCGCTTCGTGCGCAGCGAGCGCCTTCTTGTCGTCGAGGTAGCGGATCTCGCCTTCGCCCTCGATGTAGACCAACTCCAGCGGTCCGGCCGCGCCAGGCGAGGGCACGTGGATCATCGTGAACGGGCTCGCGATCGGGGACCGCTGGCCGGGAGACTGCTCGAACGGCATCACCTGGAGCATGACGTTCGGCCGCTGCGAGAGCTTGATCAAGTGGTCGATCTGCTCGCGCATAACCTCTGCGTCACCCCAGACGCGCCGCACGCACGATTCGGAGAGCACGAACTGGACAACTGGCGGCTCCGGCTTGTCCAGGATGTCTTGGCGGGCCAGTCGCGCCTTGATCCGATCTTCCAGAGACACCTCGCCGGTTTCCGGCTGATCGGAGTGTTGCGCCCGGACGTAGGACTCGCACTGCAGCAGTCCAGGCACGACCTCGACCTGCGCCGCGCGGATCTGGCCGGCGTGCTTCTCCAGGTCCACCAGCAACCGAAGATCCTCGGCGTAGGCGCGGTTGTGCCCGGTGCTCCAGAAGCCGCGCTTGTGGTTGTCTCGTCGCAGCTCGCGAAGGGCCTCTTGATAGCCCTCGTCATCGAAGCCGAGTTTGCCGGCGAGCATGACCAGATCACCAGGCGAGATACTGCCGCCTCCGTTGATCAAGAGTGCGATGCGGGACTGGCTCGTCTCGATGAGCTTGGCCGTCTCGGCCTGCGAAATACCAGCTTGCTCGATCATGTGTGCGATCTCGCGGCCGAGCAGCAGCTTCTTGGCAGTACGAACCGTGGCTGACATCGGAAGCCTTTCCGTGAAGCGTGGCGGACACTGCAGAGCTTCGTCTCGAAGGCAGGGTATCGCCACCTTCCACCCGAATGGAGGGGTAACCAAGACTTGCAATGCAAGCTTTCATCACGCACCCTTGGTCGTGTCAGGGCTGAAGATATGCGATCTCGGTTCCATCCGAGCACCCGGCCCGGCGACGTGTACGGAGCTCACCGCTACCCATGATCTTTCAGTCTGCAAGGCGGGTGTCGGTGCTGCGTGATCGGGAATGTAGGCCACGTCCACAAGGGAGTACGCCATGGCTTCCGACACGAGACACGAAGTGCCATGCACCGATGTAGCAGGACGAAAGAGGGCGGTATGCGCCTTCCCACTCGCTGGTGGCGGTGTGGGGATCCAGCCACCGCCTGGTGAGTGGTTCGAGCTGGATGGCACCCAGCTTCGGGACTTGCTCGTCGCGGCTCGGGAAGCGATGCGGGAGTCGCACGACAACTACGCCCCGGTGCCTCGGACGATCGTGGCGGGTGGGACATGTTCCTGAGCGAGATCAACGAATCGGTGCGGCAGCGCCTCGACGACGTGGCGCGGATCGTCAATGACGGTGATGATCACGCTGTAACCGAGGTTGCCCGCTCGGAGGTGCCACACCTCGTCGGAGCGGTCTGGGCGCTACTCGCAGAGCACCAGCCCAACGAGCTCGGCGAGTGCCCGGCGTGTTCCCGCGGTATGTGGCGGTGGCAGCGGCCGTGGCGCCGACCGACCTCCCCGTGCAAGGCCTACCTCTCGGCTTGGCGGGCCTTATTCGACGAAGCTCGTGACGAGCCTCGTCACGCCTCGCACTGAAACCCCTTGGCCCGGTTTGGCTCCTGGTTCCCCGGCCCGAGAGCCAGACCGCCGGCGGGCGACGCGTCGCCGGGCTGCACCCCGAAGCAGCCAATGACCTCGACGGCGCGTCGCCCGCCGGGCCTACACGAACCGCCTTGCACATCCATCTCCGGCACGGCGTGATCTTCTCTTCGTCACGGGCACTTCTCGTGGTGCCGTTCCCAAACTCCCGGCGGGCTGCGGTGATTCCCCGACACCCGTAGTCCGCCGGGCCCCACCAGCGGAGTGATGCCGATGTGGCAGACAAGCCGCAGCCTCTCGGTCCTGGAGTTGCTGTCAAAGCTGGGATATCCGCGCGGTCGACAGGACTGGACGGTCCGCGGCCGTGACGCCCGCGGACGGCGGGTCCGGCTGCGTGTCGGCCTGGCCCCTGAAAGCGTGACGCTGGCGGCCACGCGCGACGGGCCAATCACACTGTCGCCGCTGGAAGCGGGGCGGTTGAGGGCCGCAGTGCGGGAGGCCGTTTACCTCCGAGCACTACTGGCGACACCAGGTGCCCGCACCCGCCATCGCCGCACCGTGCCGCTGTATGGGGCGTTTTTCGCCTCCAGGAAACAGTCATCAACCAGGAATTGCGAGAACAGCCATGACGCTCCAAGGCAGAGGATTCACCTACGGACCGCCAAAAAAGACCCACGAGGACACGCAGCATGACCTCGCCGCTTCCGCAGACTGGTATCGGAAGCAGCTGAGCTGGCCGGTGACCTTCGATCCCATTCATCGCCGACTGGTCCTGCGCACCGGTGAGATGCTGGATGCCGTCGTCATGCCGGACTGGTTGGCCAGGCAGGTCGCGACCGACCTTGAGTTGAGTCTGCTGGCAGGCCCGATTTGCATCGATGCCACCGAAACTTGGTGGACCTTTTTCATCCAGCCCGGCCAGAAGAAGGGAACCGATGTTCCCCCGGAGCTCCGTCGCTGCCGGGTACACGTCGTACCGAGTGGGGGCCAGAGCATCGTTCCCTGCCACCAAGACACCCACTACTGGCGGGTTGCTCCGAAACTCAACGGGACATTGCCACCGTGGACCGCTGTGATGGGGACTGCGAGACGAGTCCTGAGCTACCTGGAGCCCTAGAGCATCGTACTTAGATCGTCCATAAAGGACAGGGTGCCTCGGCTGGCTGGTAGCTGCCGCAAGTAAAGAGGATTCGAGTGTGCGCGCGACGTCCGCAGCGCGCGCTCTGCGCGGGTTGAGCCGCCCCAAGCGCCCCTCCAACCGGGGCGGCTCCCCATCTCGTTCGACGTGTCGGCGATTCGAGTATTTGACCTACTTTAGTGGGGAGTATTGCTTTGGTGTCTGTCGTCTGGGTGGTCGTGATTGGTGTAGCGGCGCTTGCCGTTGGTGCTTGCGCTGGCTTGGCGTGGTCGTTTCGAGACACGCGCGGGCGGCACGGCGCTTATCTTCCAGCCTTCTCCGCGTTTGCGGTCATCGCTCGTGTTCGAGGTGTCGACGATGCGGAGCCTGAGAAAAGCATGCCGTATTTTAATTGCGAGGATGAACAGGAATCTTTGTCAGCTGATCAGGAAGTGACGGAGAGGCTCTACACCGTTCATGCCGTGGCGCTCGACGAAGTAAGCAACGTCGATGGTCCAGCTTCTTACAGCTATGGGCTGATCAGAGCATCAGCCCCTGATGAGGAAGAGCCCGAGATCGAATGGCCTGGTCCTGACTCAGAAGCTGATTCGCCGCAAGTCCCCTCCCGCCAGCGAGCCCTGTGGATCCCGGCAGTGTCGGAGGAGTCAACGGGGAGGCACGTATTGCGTGAAACTGGAAGATATGCACTGGGGCGGAGCTGGGCTTCATGAATTCGCCACATTCCAAAACTTGACTTCAGGAGAATCCGTGAATGAATTTAGTGTTTCGTCGCGCTCGAATCGCTTTTCGGGCGAGCGTAAGCGAAGCGAATCGGAACGGGCCGCGGTGCAGTACGCGGAAAAGGGGTGGCCCGTGCTTCCGGGATCCGCCTACGACGGGAAACGCTTCGTCGAGCCCTGTACGCGGAAGGTCACCCCCGGCCTGTGTTCGATCGTGGCGCGGAATCGCTACCACCGATCCCGTGCAAGCGGCTCGCTACTGGGCGACAGCCAACGAGCGACTGCTACCCACCGTGCTGCTGCGCTCCGGCACAGCGTTCCGGCTGGTATCAGTTGCAGGCAATTTGGCCCAGTGGGCGCTGCGAACCGAGATGTGGGAGTCCCAGCCAGGCCCGGTGCTGTACCGAGGCGACTTGGCGCGGGCCTACTTCCTGGTGGACAAGCGCGAGCTGTCGGTCTCCGGGCATCATCCCGATGAAGTTGTGGCAATGACACCTGGCGACTGGACAGCAGCCCCGCCCTCTCGCATCCGGGGAGTCAACGTCATCTGGTGGGTGGCACCGGAAGCGGTGGACTGGCGGCCAGCATCGGCTTCCACG
This portion of the Saccharopolyspora antimicrobica genome encodes:
- a CDS encoding endonuclease domain-containing protein, with translation MVHEAARLLERHRLIDSARMRALVDGFDVGKEFSFDYLQRELRRPLAGVSLDQVNAMIDDLQATATTPDWPRIMPRDGISQPPRANYHRGEVELAKRLRLDEPPRYILERTIRQAAENALNEADFVRLVHDSHVQLIPRIGSTDPGVVAYSAVLISLPSQHQREFGGKSLARDLTLGNLRASWGSPGALGAWATWRKYTGIAATQIVPEPRSDGRWRWIHPDADHTIRLVEPSATTPKTSHGRREAAHKILAAAQGGVCAMCSISYYNWRGRAAGPCPILGPPDHLDHDHRTGLIRGLLCMRCNTSREPVGAAARSDTWQVYTACSPAAELGCNWSWS
- a CDS encoding putative T7SS-secreted protein, coding for MIAELGETSDPKALVPGNADSIHKTAWSMTVYGDLLHEAGSGLQRIDTTEGWSGEAAEQFRSAFDGEPAKWLEAGDCFHTASKALKTYTTTLTWAQDQAAEAVRLWDQGQATTREAAAQHDRAAQQAPPGAPAVPFTDPGEAQRQAARDTLNRARSQLAAAGEVAADAVGQARDRAPEEPGWPEQAASAVGTAAAHAVNAVASFGNAVINHPEMVLGAVGGAALTAVSSAGVVASGALDASGVGAIAGGPLGVVSAAGAVTGVGMVGASIGGMAYEAAGDDAVEVFDTDGSDDLPNQSTEATAWDQVAGNAPNPADIHLPELDGIHILDGGADGTGGHFYGTGIPGKTEFPESWDDAAILGAVEEVAKNPDSPPVLSDSGNYRVSGTVDGVEIGGYVTPEGQVKTGFPVRGEGVVRNDEFGNPHPVP
- a CDS encoding HNH endonuclease signature motif containing protein → MSNRKHNAAAEAVLFAVSTRCAYPDCRIPTVSLTADEKASKNVQAAHIVPVSSSMPRWRKMDPAARDNYPNLILLCTAHHNLVDKSARAHQFTEAMLLQWKHDAEHELREKFDGIDRYTYTEIQTMITLANEKGTNVIMSGIGELGNKVNAGTAKILTVLYQQAADKRRDYEAAAMLHTAAERLTSGDFADTVYALGGAADRLVDFGDTVSELQTATGKLNAFSLDVFMNAVDDASTVVNAIQNAEISTGPDATALARTVAKHVISALDEDGNRQAVSPVPEIPRFDWKHVLLTGIVLGVALSALIIWAVVWLTQRS
- a CDS encoding DUF397 domain-containing protein encodes the protein MTSTPPTFAEHDFRKASASQPNKECVRVARRDGWVELRDDKTAFGAPDDHRLVFTEAQFDQFLTSTRSGQTSGLCLEMTRRTDGMYAFRSTVPQPGGTAAELTFTEAEVAAFRDGVTRGEFDRDNTPEMTLCG
- a CDS encoding helix-turn-helix domain-containing protein, whose product is MSATVRTAKKLLLGREIAHMIEQAGISQAETAKLIETSQSRIALLINGGGSISPGDLVMLAGKLGFDDEGYQEALRELRRDNHKRGFWSTGHNRAYAEDLRLLVDLEKHAGQIRAAQVEVVPGLLQCESYVRAQHSDQPETGEVSLEDRIKARLARQDILDKPEPPVVQFVLSESCVRRVWGDAEVMREQIDHLIKLSQRPNVMLQVMPFEQSPGQRSPIASPFTMIHVPSPGAAGPLELVYIEGEGEIRYLDDKKALAAHEAAWARVSNAALRFGETRKFLKSVLQDFRK